The Hyphomicrobium sp. MC1 genome window below encodes:
- a CDS encoding glycosyltransferase has translation MTEQAELTIALPVYNGERFLDEALANSLADRLIKVCVVVYDNASTDRSAEIATAWSEKDSRVRLVKRPANIGALRNFADAVAQAETPYFAWRAYDDLSSPGYFETLIDGLKAAPGAILAIPNCRTVKPNREDRITSIAAGTVPSDKAISDAHPAWLYGVWRTHFAQEAAAWTSANAPSLWGWDHLALLHAALAGTFIGCPQAIFIRRLTKGPEKARAGFSSDEKQNLRAQTLQVGSQLISSHKTRDQKCYLDLWEKLVERRIVRRRIRKLGDVVAKLGIFIKN, from the coding sequence GTGACTGAACAGGCAGAACTCACCATCGCTCTCCCAGTATATAATGGTGAGAGGTTTCTCGATGAGGCCCTGGCAAACAGCTTGGCTGACAGATTGATCAAGGTATGCGTCGTCGTGTATGACAACGCTTCGACCGATCGCAGCGCGGAAATCGCGACGGCTTGGAGTGAAAAGGATTCGCGCGTTCGGCTTGTAAAGCGACCGGCAAATATCGGAGCACTGCGAAACTTCGCCGACGCTGTAGCACAAGCCGAGACACCCTATTTTGCATGGCGCGCCTACGATGACCTTTCATCCCCCGGCTACTTCGAAACACTAATAGACGGGCTCAAAGCCGCGCCGGGCGCCATACTGGCTATTCCCAATTGCCGTACTGTCAAACCGAATAGAGAAGATCGAATAACCTCTATAGCGGCTGGCACAGTGCCATCAGATAAAGCAATTTCAGATGCGCACCCGGCTTGGCTTTATGGCGTCTGGCGTACGCATTTCGCGCAGGAGGCCGCAGCTTGGACGAGTGCAAATGCACCGTCTCTCTGGGGATGGGATCACCTCGCTCTCCTCCATGCAGCTCTGGCAGGAACATTCATCGGATGTCCTCAGGCGATATTCATACGGCGCCTAACGAAGGGGCCAGAAAAGGCGCGTGCCGGATTTTCTTCCGACGAAAAGCAGAATTTGAGGGCTCAAACACTTCAAGTCGGCAGCCAGCTCATCTCGTCTCATAAAACGAGAGATCAAAAATGCTATTTGGACTTATGGGAAAAACTCGTGGAACGGCGGATCGTTCGCCGTCGCATTCGGAAGTTAGGTGATGTCGTCGCTAAGTTAGGTATTTTCATAAAGAACTGA
- a CDS encoding NAD(P)-dependent oxidoreductase codes for MRVLLTGATGFIGRQVLRSLVDDDIDVVVASRSHDQKSDRYRVEGVDLLDRRSVTDLISRTKPTHLLHLAWDVTPGQFWTSPNNILWTTATLELMRAFAEGDGRRAVFAGTCAEYTWDRPLLVETGPTEPATFYGEMKDVTRRGVCAIGKRFGIPTAWGRLFWLYGPHEAPGRLVSDVAAALLSGRPALCSDGLQKRDYLNVEDAGRAFVAALKSDWHGAFNIGSGRAVPVRDIILELSRELKREDLVRLGAKPSNPNDPPEITADVGVLRNAIGFSPRYSFEEGIRDTANWWRTNFRFAHG; via the coding sequence GTGAGGGTTCTTCTTACAGGCGCAACGGGGTTCATTGGTCGCCAAGTGCTTCGTTCGCTCGTCGATGATGATATAGACGTTGTCGTAGCCTCCCGGTCACATGATCAAAAATCAGATCGCTACCGCGTCGAGGGTGTCGATCTGCTCGACAGGAGATCGGTGACGGATCTAATTTCACGGACCAAACCTACTCATTTGCTGCATTTGGCTTGGGACGTAACGCCCGGTCAGTTCTGGACGTCTCCAAACAATATTCTTTGGACGACGGCGACGCTTGAGCTCATGCGGGCATTTGCAGAAGGCGATGGCCGTCGTGCGGTTTTTGCTGGGACATGTGCAGAATATACCTGGGATCGTCCTCTGCTGGTTGAAACAGGGCCGACCGAGCCCGCAACATTCTATGGCGAAATGAAAGACGTCACGAGGCGTGGTGTCTGCGCTATCGGCAAGCGATTCGGCATCCCGACGGCATGGGGACGACTCTTCTGGCTTTATGGACCACACGAAGCGCCTGGGCGCCTCGTGTCGGATGTCGCCGCTGCACTTTTATCAGGCAGACCGGCTCTGTGTAGCGATGGCCTGCAAAAACGTGATTATCTGAACGTCGAAGACGCTGGTAGGGCATTCGTGGCTGCCCTAAAATCGGATTGGCATGGGGCTTTCAACATCGGATCTGGAAGGGCGGTGCCGGTCCGCGATATCATTTTAGAGTTGTCTCGTGAATTGAAACGCGAGGATCTTGTCAGATTGGGTGCCAAGCCGAGCAACCCCAATGATCCGCCGGAGATAACGGCGGATGTCGGAGTCCTTCGAAATGCCATTGGTTTTTCGCCCCGATATTCATTCGAAGAAGGCATTAGAGATACCGCGAACTGGTGGCGAACAAATTTTAGGTTCGCTCACGGCTGA
- a CDS encoding glycosyltransferase, with protein MVETTASIQNVSGFAAAKAANGLRIHLDPLSDKRFRFVDRMPIKISGWAIDPRTSSAVKVRVHIGKRVHEAAAVARDDLPKDIVVDKSQKYGFEVVAKVPFGIHRLKVEFVDSAGRSVFEPSLLFIRTELKFLSKYRVSRRHRARVEEFFRDAELEEIRRHIAIMLVRPVFSIVVDARRSAKGLDATLRSLKEQLYQNLEVNLLTAADDNAVAETQGLHIKRLKTNDLEKLKGDFVIFIDSGTVLDRYATYEFASAINASPDLDLIYADESWGRGRRSESFIKPDWSPDYLETFNYIGSCACFRLSLARQCFKSGNAYHFVLRFTELTSKILHIPKILCSHKFSRAATTEDTEANRRALGDRFTRTKRGGVVSVQKSEKGGHYYTHKLTLQRQPLVSIVIPTAAKIIEDEGRRIDLIKNCVGQIRQKSTYKNIELIIVDNDDLSSERAAEIRELEECRFITYRKPKINIASKLNLGASIARGEFLLLLNDDIELINPDWIERMLEHFEKPHVGVVGAKLLYSNRTVQHVGVVLARGNPDHVSRFSKRTDEGYFFSAVAARNFLAVTGACMMTRRSVYESVGGYTEDLAISFNDVDYCLKVGKLGLFSVCAPQAELYHLESRSRKAVLNPDEWLYFHTQWADTITIDPFYNEFGLAINPPTFVPASNKRFF; from the coding sequence GTGGTCGAAACAACGGCAAGCATCCAGAATGTTTCGGGCTTCGCCGCGGCAAAGGCGGCCAATGGATTGCGGATCCATTTGGATCCGCTTTCTGACAAAAGATTTCGTTTTGTCGATCGCATGCCGATCAAAATTAGCGGCTGGGCGATTGATCCGCGTACGAGTAGCGCAGTGAAAGTGCGTGTCCACATCGGAAAGCGGGTTCACGAAGCCGCTGCGGTTGCTCGAGACGATCTTCCAAAGGATATCGTTGTCGATAAATCGCAAAAATATGGCTTCGAAGTCGTGGCGAAAGTTCCCTTCGGTATCCACCGACTAAAAGTGGAATTTGTCGACTCCGCCGGCCGCAGCGTTTTCGAACCCTCACTTCTATTCATCCGAACGGAGTTGAAATTTCTCAGCAAGTACCGTGTGAGCCGTCGTCACAGGGCACGAGTCGAGGAATTTTTCCGAGATGCGGAGCTTGAAGAAATTCGCCGCCATATCGCGATCATGCTGGTCAGGCCCGTATTCTCGATCGTTGTTGATGCGAGGCGGAGCGCGAAGGGGCTCGATGCTACGCTACGTTCCCTCAAAGAGCAGCTCTATCAGAATTTGGAGGTGAACCTGTTGACGGCGGCTGACGATAACGCTGTCGCGGAAACTCAAGGTCTCCATATCAAACGCCTGAAGACAAACGATCTCGAGAAATTAAAGGGCGATTTTGTTATATTCATCGATAGCGGCACAGTGCTCGATCGCTACGCGACATACGAATTTGCTAGTGCGATAAATGCCTCTCCTGATCTCGATTTGATTTACGCTGATGAATCCTGGGGTAGGGGAAGGCGCAGTGAGTCCTTTATCAAACCGGATTGGAGTCCGGACTATCTCGAAACGTTCAACTACATAGGATCTTGTGCTTGCTTTCGCCTGAGCCTGGCGCGGCAATGCTTCAAATCCGGCAACGCCTACCATTTCGTGCTACGCTTCACGGAGTTGACGTCAAAGATACTCCACATTCCGAAAATTTTGTGCAGCCACAAATTTTCGCGAGCGGCAACCACTGAGGATACGGAGGCTAATCGCCGTGCCCTCGGAGATCGGTTCACGCGTACCAAGAGAGGCGGTGTCGTTTCGGTGCAGAAGTCGGAAAAGGGAGGGCATTATTACACTCATAAACTCACCCTTCAAAGACAGCCTCTTGTCTCGATAGTTATTCCGACTGCTGCAAAAATTATCGAGGATGAGGGACGCAGAATAGATCTGATCAAGAACTGCGTCGGACAGATCAGGCAAAAATCGACCTACAAGAACATCGAGCTTATCATTGTCGATAATGACGATCTGAGTTCAGAACGGGCTGCCGAAATTCGAGAACTCGAGGAATGCAGGTTCATTACCTACCGGAAGCCTAAGATCAATATCGCGAGTAAGTTGAACCTTGGGGCGTCAATCGCTAGGGGTGAATTCTTGCTGCTTCTCAATGATGACATCGAGCTGATCAATCCCGATTGGATTGAAAGAATGCTTGAGCATTTTGAGAAGCCTCATGTCGGTGTCGTTGGGGCCAAGCTGCTTTATTCAAATCGGACGGTGCAGCATGTCGGTGTCGTGCTCGCCAGAGGAAATCCCGATCATGTCAGCCGTTTCTCTAAGCGCACGGATGAAGGATACTTCTTCTCCGCAGTGGCTGCGCGGAATTTCCTGGCCGTAACCGGTGCGTGCATGATGACGCGACGCAGCGTGTATGAAAGCGTCGGTGGGTATACGGAAGATTTGGCGATAAGTTTTAATGACGTCGACTACTGCCTTAAGGTGGGAAAACTAGGTCTTTTCTCAGTATGTGCGCCACAAGCAGAATTATATCATTTGGAGTCGCGCTCGCGTAAGGCGGTTCTCAATCCAGATGAGTGGTTATATTTCCACACCCAATGGGCCGACACGATAACGATCGACCCATTCTATAATGAGTTCGGTCTTGCGATTAATCCGCCGACGTTCGTACCTGCTTCGAACAAGCGTTTCTTCTGA